One window of Nymphaea colorata isolate Beijing-Zhang1983 chromosome 1, ASM883128v2, whole genome shotgun sequence genomic DNA carries:
- the LOC116245999 gene encoding NAC domain-containing protein JA2L-like, producing the protein MRMEGRGDEIHLPPGFRFHPTDEELLVQYLLPKTSAATFSSNVIAEVDLYRHDPWDLPGKALFGDKEWYFFSRRDRKFPNGLRLNRGAGSGFWKATGTDKIIVVDGRKVGTKKALVFYVGKPPNGSKTNWIMHEYQLLVEQNGYLPRKKSTPCLDDWVVCRIYKKRTSQQMGIQRSKQHHEVANSPPDEETFASLSAIGDQRLESNVNQWMVVPEMNAFYQQQQQTYSSGFTLSTDDFFMELPTYMADNCISIDEKTGASFSTQLTDALYFQHHHQQPYS; encoded by the exons ATGAGGATGGAAGGAAGAGGGGATGAGATACACCTGCCACCAGGGTTCAGGTTTCACCCCACAGATGAGGAGCTGCTAGTCCAATACCTCCTCCCCAAGACCTCCGCTGCCACCTTCTCCTCCAACGTCATTGCAGAGGTCGACCTCTATAGGCACGACCCATGGGACCTGCCCG GTAAGGCGCTTTTCGGCGACAAGGAGTGGTATTTTTTCAGCCGGAGGGATCGGAAATTCCCCAACGGGTTGAGGCTTAACAGGGGCGCCGGATCCGGCTTCTGGAAGGCTACCGGCACCGACAAGATCATCGTGGTCGACGGCCGCAAAGTGGGCACCAAGAAGGCGCTCGTTTTCTATGTAGGAAAGCCTCCAAACGGGAGCAAGACCAACTGGATCATGCATGAATACCAGCTCCTTGTAGAACAAAATGGCTACCTCCCACGAAAGAAATCAACCCCTTGC CTGGATGATTGGGTTGTGTGCCGAATTTACAAGAAGCGGACCAGCCAGCAGATGGGAATCCAAAGGTCGAAACAGCACCATGAAGTCGCCAATTCCCCTCCGGATGAGGAGACCTTTGCATCACTTTCTGCCATCGGCGACCAACGCTTGGAGTCCAACGTGAACCAATGGATGGTGGTGCCGGAAATGAACGCTTTTTACCAACAACAGCAACAAACATACAGCTCGGGTTTCACCTTGAGTACAGACGATTTTTTCATGGAGCTGCCGACCTACATGGCGGACAATTGTATTAGTATCGATGAGAAAACAGGCGCAAGCTTTTCCACGCAACTGACAGACGCCTTGTACTTTCAGCACCACCACCAGCAACCATACTCGTGA
- the LOC116267488 gene encoding NAC domain-containing protein 67-like produces the protein MRMEGTGNEMYLPPGFRFHPTDEELLVQYLLPKTSGLTFSSNVIADVHLYRHDPWDLPGKAFFGDNEWYFFSQRHRKFPNGSRPNRGAGSGFWKATGTDKTIVANGRKVGTKKALVFYVGKPPNGSKTNWIMHEYQLLDDNGRFPQKKATRCLDDWVLCRIYKKQTGQKKGMQRLKQHDEVASSPSDGETFASLSADGDQSSKSNVNQWTAVQEMNADYQQQQLTYSSDFNIITDDFFMNLPTYMAGNCISIAEKTGGNFSTPLIDAFYFQNHQQEPYSFYFQNHQQEPYSCLFN, from the exons ATGAGGATGGAAGGAACAGGGAATGAGATGTACCTGCCACCAGGGTTCAGGTTTCACCCCACCGATGAGGAGCTTCTGGTCCAATACCTCCTCCCCAAGACCTCCGGTCTCACCTTCTCCTCCAACGTCATTGCAGACGTCCACCTCTACAGACACGACCCATGGGACCTGCCTG GTAAAGCTTTTTTTGGCGACAACGAGTGGTATTTTTTCAGCCAGAGGCACCGGAAGTTCCCCAATGGGTCGAGGCCCAACAGGGGCGCCGGATCCGGCTTCTGGAAGGCTACCGGCACCGACAAGACCATCGTGGCCAACGGCCGCAAAGTGGGCACCAAGAAGGCGCTCGTTTTCTATGTAGGAAAGCCTCCAAACGGGAGCAAGACCAATTGGATCATGCATGAATACCAGCTCCTAGATGACAATGGCCGCTTCCCACAAAAAAAAGCAACCCGCTGC CTTGATGATTGGGTTCTGTGCCGAATTTACAAGAAGCAGACCGGCCAGAAGAAGGGAATGCAAAGGTTGAAACAGCATGATGAAGTCGCCAGTTCCCCTTCGGATGGGGAGACCTTTGCATCACTTTCCGCCGACGGCGACCAAAGTTCGAAGTCCAACGTGAACCAATGGACGGCGGTGCAGGAAATGAACGCTGATTACCAACAACAGCAACTAACATACAGCTCAGATTTCAACATCATTACAGATGattttttcatgaatctgccgACCTACATGGCGGGTAATTGTATTAGTATCGCTGAGAAAACTGGCGGAAACTTTTCCACCCCACTGATAGACGCCTTTTACTTTCAAAACCACCAGCAGGAACCATACTCCTTTTACTTTCAAAACCACCAGCAGGAACCATACTCGTGCTTGTTTAATTGA